From a single Budorcas taxicolor isolate Tak-1 chromosome X, Takin1.1, whole genome shotgun sequence genomic region:
- the LOC128069598 gene encoding ferritin heavy chain-like has protein sequence MGKFRAHRWRPRPCPRPRRFLPHRRLVPAAIPWDGEWPAMLPTSPSQVRQNYRPECEAALNSLTTLEFHASFQCLAVAFYLDHDDMALKRFSRFFLLRSLEHSKTAQSLMFLQVQRGGRICFVDIRKPETQQWGSALQAIQDTLHLEKSVNQSLLDLHQLATNSSDAHLCHFLGTGSLDQQVESMKELGNQLGNLSNVGFPECALAEYFFDKLSLGDGDKKD, from the coding sequence ATGGGAAAGTTCCGGGCACACCGCTGGCGCCCgcgcccctgcccccgcccccgccgatTCCTGCCCCACAGACGCCTGGTCCCAGCCGCCATTCCCTGGGATGGGGAGTGGCCCGCCATGCTGCCCACATCGCCCTCACAAGTGCGTCAGAACTACCGCCCCGAGTGTGAGGCTGCGCTCAACAGCCTCACCACCCTCGAGTTCCACGCCTCCTTCCAGTGCCTGGCCGTGGCCTTCTACCTCGACCATGATGACATGGCCTTGAAGCGTTTCTCCCGCTTCTTCCTGCTCCGCTCCCTCGAGCACAGCAAGACAGCCCAGAGCCTGATGTTCCTGCAGGTCCAGCGTGGGGGCCGCATCTGCTTCGTCGACATCAGAAAGCCTGAGACCCAACAGTGGGGAAGCGCACTCCAGGCCATCCAAGACACCCTGCACCTGGAGAAGAGCGTCAACCAGAGCCTGCTCGACCTGCACCAGCTGGCCACCAACAGCAGTGACGCCCACCTGTGCCACTTCCTGGGGACCGGCTCCCTGGACCAGCAGGTCGAGTCCATGAAGGAGCTGGGGAACCAACTCGGCAACCTGAGCAACGTGGGGTTCCCGGAATGTGCCCTGGCAGAGTACTTCTTTGACAAGCTCAGCCTGGGTGACGGCGACAAGAAGGACTGA